A genomic segment from candidate division WOR-3 bacterium encodes:
- a CDS encoding transglutaminase domain-containing protein, translating to MKIYLFAVLLCMTQILYPSNDDIFERAGEKAFNVASFLNSIGDDTKAGYALNLLEILGSIDLLEFDSALFSGNLDCSMELLAKKSLPDSIFVKYLLDYRIFFEPPSSYKQLLKEFFESETAISEDAITTARVINDWTRSSLLTDSFNLLGPGRSVMRIFYEKSATERETNIFIVAALRSLGFPSRLVFLPAGTKIEKSYEWIEIYVPNSWVPFYPDDASFSGDFTYPDEKYGVSAVYAFGAGEIEMLTENYALTGTVQVEPDSFSTDVCDYSIGIVCGGAIKVFDYFDFPDEADELFSARLGRGEYLFVTGLRDESGSAAVNMFTFDVEPGETVKMALEQPEFPVIRETDELPPQIFERLSALSLETPCVIICGDVESEPFERMLEIITLEAENVRIYLPDPVLFHSLEQEEYELLIGTDIETPLIVGLSSDPEKCFVRTGFNLGIGEKLREWIKTLREENR from the coding sequence ATGAAAATTTATTTATTTGCGGTTTTATTGTGTATGACGCAGATTTTATACCCTTCCAACGATGATATATTCGAAAGAGCCGGTGAAAAAGCGTTTAACGTCGCGTCTTTTCTGAATTCAATCGGCGACGATACAAAAGCCGGATACGCGCTCAATCTCCTTGAAATACTCGGCAGCATAGATCTTCTGGAATTTGATTCGGCGCTTTTCAGTGGCAATCTAGATTGTTCGATGGAATTACTCGCGAAAAAATCTTTACCCGATTCAATCTTTGTCAAATACCTGCTCGATTACAGAATATTTTTCGAACCGCCGTCATCATACAAACAATTACTCAAGGAGTTTTTTGAAAGTGAAACGGCAATCTCTGAAGACGCGATCACAACAGCTCGAGTTATAAACGACTGGACTCGTTCGTCTCTTTTAACTGATTCGTTTAACCTTCTGGGTCCAGGCAGATCCGTGATGCGAATTTTTTACGAAAAATCGGCTACCGAGAGAGAGACAAATATTTTTATTGTTGCCGCCCTGAGATCCCTCGGTTTTCCATCGAGACTCGTTTTTCTTCCGGCAGGGACAAAGATAGAAAAAAGCTACGAATGGATAGAGATATACGTCCCAAATTCCTGGGTGCCTTTTTATCCTGACGACGCCTCATTTTCGGGCGATTTTACTTACCCCGATGAAAAGTACGGAGTCAGCGCCGTTTATGCTTTTGGTGCCGGTGAAATTGAAATGCTGACAGAAAATTATGCATTGACTGGAACGGTTCAGGTTGAACCGGACTCTTTTTCAACGGACGTCTGCGATTATTCGATCGGCATTGTATGCGGAGGAGCCATAAAGGTTTTTGATTATTTCGATTTTCCGGATGAAGCCGATGAATTATTTTCAGCTCGCCTCGGAAGAGGGGAGTATTTGTTTGTAACCGGGTTGAGAGACGAGAGCGGTTCCGCGGCAGTAAATATGTTCACGTTTGACGTTGAGCCCGGAGAAACCGTGAAGATGGCCTTGGAACAGCCTGAATTTCCCGTGATCCGTGAAACCGATGAATTGCCCCCGCAAATATTCGAGCGCCTTTCCGCTCTTTCTTTGGAGACGCCCTGTGTAATAATTTGCGGAGATGTGGAATCCGAGCCGTTTGAGAGGATGCTTGAAATAATAACTCTGGAAGCTGAAAACGTCAGGATATACCTTCCCGATCCGGTTTTATTTCATTCTCTGGAACAGGAGGAATACGAACTTCTAATCGGAACAGATATTGAAACCCCTTTGATCGTCGGTTTATCATCTGATCCTGAAAAATGCTTTGTCAGGACAGGATTCAATCTCGGTATCGGTGAAAAACTTCGCGAATGGATAAAAACTCTCAGGGAGGAAAACAGATGA